One stretch of Pirellulales bacterium DNA includes these proteins:
- the epmA gene encoding EF-P lysine aminoacylase EpmA — translation MSAISPPDDVPAISADILMMRAEWLARLRQFFTQRHFLEVETPVLSRDTVVDRHLDPFVVSTEGALHNPAKVAPSSGLRYLQTSPEFGMKRLLLLPELTAIFQLAKVFRQGEVGPLHNPEFTMLEWYRVGDDYAAGMDLLAELAQFVFPLAPCARLSYGTAFKDATGVCPHTGTVNQLRQCALKLHLAPPPGLGDDQDGWLDYLLTELVQPRLGVTVPVILYDFPASQAALARVRPDQPPVAERFELYYRGIELANGYHELLDPAILRQRIERNNELRVADGKPPLPGENRLLAAMERGIPPCSGCALGVDRLLMLLVEGQSLASVLPFPWDRA, via the coding sequence TTGAGCGCCATCTCCCCACCAGACGATGTGCCGGCGATATCCGCGGATATCCTCATGATGCGCGCGGAGTGGCTGGCGCGGCTACGGCAGTTTTTTACCCAACGCCATTTTCTGGAGGTGGAAACACCCGTACTATCGCGGGATACCGTGGTCGACCGGCATCTTGATCCCTTTGTCGTTTCCACAGAGGGCGCATTGCACAATCCCGCAAAAGTGGCACCATCCTCCGGACTGCGCTATTTGCAGACCTCCCCTGAATTTGGCATGAAGCGGTTGCTGCTCTTGCCCGAATTAACCGCTATTTTTCAATTGGCCAAGGTCTTTCGCCAAGGAGAAGTGGGACCATTGCATAATCCGGAATTTACCATGCTCGAATGGTATCGCGTGGGGGATGATTATGCGGCGGGCATGGACTTATTGGCGGAGTTGGCCCAGTTTGTGTTTCCCTTGGCCCCTTGCGCGCGTTTGAGTTATGGAACGGCCTTTAAGGATGCCACCGGAGTTTGCCCCCACACCGGCACAGTTAACCAGTTGCGACAATGTGCCCTGAAACTTCATTTAGCTCCCCCCCCCGGTTTGGGGGATGATCAGGATGGTTGGTTGGACTATTTGCTAACCGAACTGGTGCAACCGCGATTAGGAGTCACGGTCCCCGTGATCCTGTATGATTTTCCTGCTAGCCAGGCGGCGCTAGCCCGTGTCCGGCCAGATCAACCCCCCGTGGCGGAACGCTTTGAACTGTATTATCGAGGGATCGAGCTGGCCAATGGTTACCATGAACTACTCGATCCGGCGATCCTGCGCCAGCGCATCGAACGAAATAACGAATTGCGGGTGGCGGATGGCAAACCTCCCTTGCCCGGGGAAAACCGTTTACTGGCCGCCATGGAGCGGGGAATTCCCCCCTGTAGCGGCTGTGCCCTGGGGGTGGATCGGTTGCTGATGCTGC